Within the bacterium genome, the region GGTATATTCGCAGGGCCACGGAACAGGGTTTAGGCAATGGCAATCCTATGAATATTGAAATAGTCGGAGATAAAGAAATAGCCGAGCGTAATCTTGCTTTTAAATCCGGTGTTAATTTTGCAACAGGCACAGGAAGGCTTCTTTGGCACAGCCCATTGAAATTCATGCAGAAACTGTTTTTCCACACGCCATTGGTTCTTATATTCATATGGGCATCTGAAACCTATCACGACAAACTTTGGTGGCCGCGCCATGGGCAACAAATATTTGACAAATGGCTAGAAACCTCCCAATGGGGGAAATTATTTAAAGAATACACTCCGGGCAATTGCCCATTCAACAAGGACTAGAAATGGGAGATGAAACCTCCAGAACAAATAAAGAATCCAAACACATAGTGCTCCCAAAAGTATTGGTAGTCATGCCTATGGTTAATGAAGAGGGCAATATTCTCGATATTGTCCCTGCGGTTTTGAAACAGGGAGATGAATTCAGCATCCTTATTTGTGAGGATGAATCGAAGGATAGCACACCCGAGTTGGCTGACAGACTTGCCGAGGAAAATCCCAAGCGGGTTTTTGTTCTTCATGGCAAAAGACAGGGGCTAGGGCCTGCCTATGTCCGAGGATTCCATTGGGCATTGGACAGGGATTTTCAGCTTATATTCGAGATGGACGCCGATTTTTCACATAAACCGGAGTATCTTCGTCAAATGTCGAAGCTAATTGCGCAAGATCGAGCGGATATGGTTGTCGGAAGTCGCCGGGTCAATGGTGGTGGAGTAAAGAACTGGGGGCTTTATCGAAAGCTTCTTTCTTGGGGTGGAAGCATTTATACACGCTTGATTACTGGGTTGCCGGTTAAGGACGCGACGGCAGGATTCGTTGTGTATAAGCGTGAAGTGCTAGAACATATTGATCCTTCTAAGCTATCCGCTGGTGGTTATGCATTTCAGATCGAGACAAAATTCCAGACGTGGAAGGCGGGATATCGTATCGTAGAATTCCCGATTATTTTCCCAGATAGGATACATGGAGAAACGAAGCTAACCAAGGATATCATCAAAGAGGCTTTCACGATGGTCTGGAAATTGCGTTTCTCAAAAAAGTCCAAATAAAGAAGACCAATTTGAACGATGGATTACATAATAACAAGTCTCTAGCAAACGAGTTAGAGCCATCGGCTATGGTGAATACCGCCAATAAGCTTTCCGTTGTCGTTCTGTCATACAACACAATAAATATTACAACTCATTGTATCGAATCGCTTTATGAGTATTCCCCTATCACCAGGGGACTTGAGATAGTGGTTGTCGATAACGCCAGTTGTGATGGCAGTGCTGATTTTATTCATGGGAGATTCCCTGATATCAAATTGATACGAAATAGCACCAACCGAGGTTTCGCAGCGGGATGTAATCAGGGAATTCGCTCCTCGATGGGAGATTTTATCCTTCTTCTTAACTCGGATGCCGCCTTGATCGATCAATCGCTCGACATACTTATCGATTTCATGGGCAGAAATCCCGATGTTGGCATTTGTGGTGGTCTTATGTTATCCGATGATGGAACTCCTCAGCCCTCATGTCACATATTTCCTTCTTACACGAATCTCCTTTTCTCCAAAAACTGGTTACTAAATCCACTTAGTTTTTTTAAAAAGAGATTCGAAAAATATCGTGAAATTCCTGCTCGGAACACCGATGTAGATGCGGTTTCCGGCGGATTTTTCCTTATTAGAAGGGAAGCATTATCTAATATTGGCCTCATGGACGAGAGATTTTTCTTTTATGTCGAGGATATAGATATTTCGAGACGAATAAAGAAGGCCGGTTGGCGCGTTGTGATCATTCCAAAGGCAAAAGTGTATCATGTTGGTGGGGCATCTGCCAAACTAAGGCCTTCCAGAACTTATGCATGGCATCATATAAGCCTCTTTAAATATTTCATGAAATACTATCCTTATCTTCTTCCGCTTAACTTGTTATTAGGACTCGGACTTTCATTTCATCTTTTATTATCCTTTCTTGTGGGATTTTTCAAGAAGCTGGGAAGAAAATCTTGTTAGCCTATACATATATTATAGTAGCGGTTGTATCGATTATTATTACTCTTATTATAACGCCATTAGCTATAAGAATTGGCAAACTCACAGGAGCGACTTCGATTCCTAGGGATGTTGAAATTACACGGCCTTCGGCTTCTGATTTAGGTGGAATCGCAATTATTATTGCAATCGTTATTGCGGTTGCGCTCAGCTATATAATATATCCCGCCCCTTTTGCAGGATATAGAAATGCTATTAGTGGTTTAGTTTTTGGTGCTATCATAATATCGCTTATGGGCTTTATTGACGACAGAAAAAATTTAGGTGTAGGTGTTAAATTTGCACTTCAACTTATAGCAGCCATTGTAACGATGTCTTTTGGTGTTAAGATTTCTGTGATATCCAATCCATTCAATTCTTTTGCTGAATTGGGTATTTTTTCTTATCCAGTAACAGCACTCTGGATAGTCGGTGTCATGAACGCGGTTAATTTTGTCGATGGTCTCGATGGTCTTGCGCCGGGAGTTCTTTCTATTGCTGGCATATCACTCTTCGCGATATGCGCCTCATTGAACCTTCCGGTTTTAGCGATAATTTTCCTATCGATTTTTGGTGCAAATATAGCATTTTTGCGCTTTAATTATCCGCCTGCACGTATTATATTAGGAAATATGGGAGCTTATTTATTAGGTTACATTATGGCAACAGCGAGTATTATCCAACCGGTAAAGGTATCGACAGCAATGGTTCTTTTCGTTCCGATGCTTGCGCTCGGTTTTCCTCTTATGGAGATACTAATTACAGTGATCAGAAGGACATTGAAGAGGAAGAAGATATATCAAAGAGATGCCGAACATCTTCATCACTTGCTTCTTTCATTTGGCCTACCCCCTTCTGTTGTTGATTGGGTATTTTATTCTATCAGTTTTATTTTCGCGACATTAGCCGTAGCGCTCTCGGTGGGAAATAGGAGTATTATGATATTTTTTCTTGCTGGTTTATTATTGGTTTTTCTTGTGTTGACGGTAAAATTAGCATCGTTGGAGAGGAGTAAGATCAAATTATGAGCATCCATAAATTCCATCTAGATTTTGAAAGACCCATAATCGAGCTCGAGGACCGCCTGGAGAGTGTTCAGAGAAAAGCTAATGCCGGAGATGAAAAGGCTCAAGCAGATTTGGTTATTTTAAAAATGAAACTAGAAAATATTCGCAAAGATGTTTTCGGTAAGCTCTCGCGTTGGCATAAGGTGCAGGTTGCACGACATCCAAAAAGGCCATATACACTCGATTATATAGAGCGACTTAGCTCGGATTTCATCGAGCTTCATGGTGATCGCGGTTTCAGGGATGATCCAGCCATAATCGGCGGCTTCGCGAATTTCTCCGGGCATCGGGTTATGGTTGTTGGGCAGCAAAAAGGCAAGAACACAAAAGAGAACATAAAGCGCAATTTCGGTATGATGCACCCGGAAGGATATAGAAAAGCACTTAGGCTCTTTAAGCTCGCCGCCAAGTTTCATTTGCCGGTTGTTATTTTTATCGATACTCCCGGGGCATATCCTGGGATTGGCGCCGAGGAACGAGGACAGGCCGAGGCTATTGCTAGGAACATATTCGAGATGGGAAGGCTTCCGGTGCCGATAATTATTCTAATCATCGGCGAGGGCGCCTCTGGTGGTGCTTTGGGGATTGGTGTTGGAGATTCTGTTTTAATGATGGAGAACGCTTGGTATTCGGTAATCTCGCCTGAAGGATGTGCGGCTATTCTATGGAGGGATCGAGCTGCAGCCCCAAAAGCAGCTGAGGCGCTTAAACTTACCGCTCCGGATCTTCTCGAGCTTGGGATGATAGATAAAATCATTCCTGAACCTATAGGCGGCGCCCATTCCGACCCTGAAATGGCCGCGAAAATCCTTGAAAAAGACCTGCTTTCCGAACTCGTTAGATTCTCGAATTTTGATGGAAATCAAATAGTAGAAAAGAGATTTACAAAATACAGAAACATGGGTATATTCACAAAGGTGAAAGTATGATGGATGAAAAGTTATTAGAAATCTTAGTTTGCCCCAAATGTCATTCGAAGCTTATTTACGATATATCCAAAGAAAAACTTTATTGCGAAGTTTGTAACTTGGCATATAATATTGCCGATGGAATTCCTCTTCTGCTTGCAGATGAGGCTGAAAGCTGTTAAATGGAGTATCAATTATGAAACTATCTCAGTTCAGTGGAACAAATCTTATAGAACTCGAGCTCAGATCGACAAATAGTGATGATGTTATCGACGAGCTTTCCGAGCTACTTGGGAACTCAGACAAAATCGATTCCGTTCAAACAATAAAGAGCGCACTTATTGAACGAGAAGAGCTTGCTTCTACTGGTATTGGCTTTGGGGTTGCTTTACCTCATGCGCGAGCGAAATCGGTAAAGGGGCTTACAGTAGCCTTTGGTCGCAGTGAAAAAGGGATCGACTTTGGGGCAATAGACCATAACCTTGTTCATTTATTCTTTGTTATAGTTGTGCCGGAAACAGCTGTTAACACCCATTTAACGGCTCTTGGGAAACTCTCGTATTTATTAAAAGAGAAGGACAATCGGGAAATTCTTCTTAATGCTACTTTCCCTCAAGAGGTTCTCGACCTTATAAATCAAGAATAATGGAGGTTATAAAACTGTTAATTAACAGGTTTGTCTCCAAGCCATGATCTCATTTCTTGAAATTATAAAAAAACACCTTTCCGTCAGTCTCTGGGTATTTTCTATTGTTATCAGTGTTCTCATAAATCAAGCTCCATTAGAAATCCGAACTACTATCTCCGCTTCACTTATGAACACGATCTATCTCCCCTTTACTTCGGTGAGTAAGACATATCATTTGCTTCGTAATCGTCGTTTGGAGAATCTTGTTCTTAAAGAAGAACTTTCGAGAATCAAACTCCGCATGGAGTCATTGAAGGAAGCGGAAAGAGAAAACCATAGGCTTCGAGAGCTTCTTGGATTTGCTGAAAAAATCGAATATCACAATATTCTTGCGGAAGTTATAGGTAGAGGAACTCCGAGGTTACCTAGTGCGCTGGTTTCGGGTGTAGGCAGTAATCGCGGTGTGATAATCGGGCTCCCGGTTATCGACGAGAGCGGAATAGTCGGCAAGGTTGTCGGGGTTTACGATAAAAGCTGTGTAATTCAATTGATGACCGATCCAAATTTTAAAATAAGTGTTGTCGATGCACGGAGCAGGGTGAATGGTATTGTATCTACGGATGCTCGCGGGAAGATTATCATAGAAAATATTCCAGTAGAAGCAGATATTCGACGGGGCGATTCGATACTGTCTTCTGGTATGGGCGGGATTTTTCCTGAAGGTTTGCTCGTGGGGCGTGTTATCAGAGTTTCTATGCCTCAATCCGGGCTTTTTATGAGGGTTGAAATCGAACCATCAGCGAACCTTAATCGGCTAGAGGAGGTCTTCATATTATTTGTTGGTTTAGTGAGCGATCAAGGTCCACTCGATTCCATT harbors:
- a CDS encoding polyprenol monophosphomannose synthase; this encodes MGDETSRTNKESKHIVLPKVLVVMPMVNEEGNILDIVPAVLKQGDEFSILICEDESKDSTPELADRLAEENPKRVFVLHGKRQGLGPAYVRGFHWALDRDFQLIFEMDADFSHKPEYLRQMSKLIAQDRADMVVGSRRVNGGGVKNWGLYRKLLSWGGSIYTRLITGLPVKDATAGFVVYKREVLEHIDPSKLSAGGYAFQIETKFQTWKAGYRIVEFPIIFPDRIHGETKLTKDIIKEAFTMVWKLRFSKKSK
- a CDS encoding glycosyltransferase family 2 protein, translated to MNDGLHNNKSLANELEPSAMVNTANKLSVVVLSYNTINITTHCIESLYEYSPITRGLEIVVVDNASCDGSADFIHGRFPDIKLIRNSTNRGFAAGCNQGIRSSMGDFILLLNSDAALIDQSLDILIDFMGRNPDVGICGGLMLSDDGTPQPSCHIFPSYTNLLFSKNWLLNPLSFFKKRFEKYREIPARNTDVDAVSGGFFLIRREALSNIGLMDERFFFYVEDIDISRRIKKAGWRVVIIPKAKVYHVGGASAKLRPSRTYAWHHISLFKYFMKYYPYLLPLNLLLGLGLSFHLLLSFLVGFFKKLGRKSC
- a CDS encoding undecaprenyl/decaprenyl-phosphate alpha-N-acetylglucosaminyl 1-phosphate transferase, producing the protein MLAYTYIIVAVVSIIITLIITPLAIRIGKLTGATSIPRDVEITRPSASDLGGIAIIIAIVIAVALSYIIYPAPFAGYRNAISGLVFGAIIISLMGFIDDRKNLGVGVKFALQLIAAIVTMSFGVKISVISNPFNSFAELGIFSYPVTALWIVGVMNAVNFVDGLDGLAPGVLSIAGISLFAICASLNLPVLAIIFLSIFGANIAFLRFNYPPARIILGNMGAYLLGYIMATASIIQPVKVSTAMVLFVPMLALGFPLMEILITVIRRTLKRKKIYQRDAEHLHHLLLSFGLPPSVVDWVFYSISFIFATLAVALSVGNRSIMIFFLAGLLLVFLVLTVKLASLERSKIKL
- a CDS encoding acetyl-CoA carboxylase carboxyltransferase subunit alpha produces the protein MSIHKFHLDFERPIIELEDRLESVQRKANAGDEKAQADLVILKMKLENIRKDVFGKLSRWHKVQVARHPKRPYTLDYIERLSSDFIELHGDRGFRDDPAIIGGFANFSGHRVMVVGQQKGKNTKENIKRNFGMMHPEGYRKALRLFKLAAKFHLPVVIFIDTPGAYPGIGAEERGQAEAIARNIFEMGRLPVPIIILIIGEGASGGALGIGVGDSVLMMENAWYSVISPEGCAAILWRDRAAAPKAAEALKLTAPDLLELGMIDKIIPEPIGGAHSDPEMAAKILEKDLLSELVRFSNFDGNQIVEKRFTKYRNMGIFTKVKV
- a CDS encoding Trm112 family protein; the protein is MDEKLLEILVCPKCHSKLIYDISKEKLYCEVCNLAYNIADGIPLLLADEAESC
- a CDS encoding PTS sugar transporter subunit IIA, yielding MKLSQFSGTNLIELELRSTNSDDVIDELSELLGNSDKIDSVQTIKSALIEREELASTGIGFGVALPHARAKSVKGLTVAFGRSEKGIDFGAIDHNLVHLFFVIVVPETAVNTHLTALGKLSYLLKEKDNREILLNATFPQEVLDLINQE
- the mreC gene encoding rod shape-determining protein MreC is translated as MISFLEIIKKHLSVSLWVFSIVISVLINQAPLEIRTTISASLMNTIYLPFTSVSKTYHLLRNRRLENLVLKEELSRIKLRMESLKEAERENHRLRELLGFAEKIEYHNILAEVIGRGTPRLPSALVSGVGSNRGVIIGLPVIDESGIVGKVVGVYDKSCVIQLMTDPNFKISVVDARSRVNGIVSTDARGKIIIENIPVEADIRRGDSILSSGMGGIFPEGLLVGRVIRVSMPQSGLFMRVEIEPSANLNRLEEVFILFVGLVSDQGPLDSIQTED